The Crocinitomicaceae bacterium genome includes a region encoding these proteins:
- a CDS encoding GntR family transcriptional regulator, with protein sequence MVSPGQINSLRVVKEVDFGFYLDGAEFGEILLPLRYIPRNLNVDDQVDVFLYYDSEDRLIATTETPLAFVGDFAFLKVKQLTQVGAFLDWGLMKDLLVPFKEQKNEMIGGQSYLVKIYVDEKSQRIVASTKLDRFLDNVPADFNEGDEVDLQIWEKTNLGYKVIINNTHSGLLYANEIFKPVKPGQKLTGYIKRLREDEKIDLTLQKQGFIHVDETSAAILDKLKLQGGYIEANDSTSPESIKHIFGVSKKVFKKAIGSLYKARLIVIEDKGIRLVKK encoded by the coding sequence ATGGTTAGTCCCGGACAAATCAATTCCCTCCGAGTAGTTAAAGAAGTAGATTTTGGCTTTTATCTTGACGGAGCTGAGTTTGGTGAGATACTTTTACCCTTGCGTTACATACCGCGCAACCTGAATGTTGACGACCAGGTTGATGTATTTCTCTACTACGACTCTGAAGACCGCCTGATTGCAACCACTGAAACTCCCCTTGCATTTGTTGGAGATTTTGCTTTTCTTAAAGTAAAACAACTTACCCAGGTTGGTGCGTTCTTAGATTGGGGACTAATGAAAGATTTGCTTGTTCCGTTTAAAGAACAAAAAAATGAAATGATTGGAGGGCAATCTTATTTGGTTAAAATTTATGTGGATGAAAAATCACAACGCATTGTGGCTTCAACAAAACTTGATCGTTTTTTAGACAATGTTCCTGCTGATTTTAATGAAGGTGACGAAGTTGATTTGCAGATTTGGGAAAAAACTAATCTTGGTTATAAAGTCATCATCAACAACACGCACAGTGGTTTACTTTATGCAAATGAAATTTTCAAACCTGTAAAACCCGGACAAAAATTAACCGGATATATCAAGCGTCTGCGTGAGGATGAAAAAATTGATCTCACCCTTCAAAAGCAAGGCTTTATTCACGTTGATGAAACATCTGCCGCTATTCTTGACAAATTAAAATTGCAGGGAGGTTACATTGAAGCAAATGATAGTACCTCACCTGAATCTATCAAACACATTTTCGGCGTTTCAAAAAAAGTATTCAAAAAAGCTATTGGTTCACTATACAAAGCACGTTTGATTGTTATTGAAGACAAAGGAATTCGTTTGGTAAAAAAATGA